A single window of Pyrus communis chromosome 10, drPyrComm1.1, whole genome shotgun sequence DNA harbors:
- the LOC137746443 gene encoding probable glutathione S-transferase → MAEVKLLRTWSSPFPLRIVWALQLKGVPYETIYEDLSNKSPLLLQSNPVHKKVPVLLHNGNAIVESLIILEYVDETWKENPLLPEDPLERATARFWARYMDDKVLPSIWESFTKEGKEQEEGVVKAKENLKYLEEELKGKKFFGGEKVGFVDIALGWLAYNESLFEDVAGMKVVTKEEFPLLSAWAATFADVPIIKDNWPSRDKLIAKYQAIRDSVLKE, encoded by the exons ATGGCAGAAGTTAAACTCCTTAGGACATGGTCAAGCCCTTTTCCTCTGAGAATCGTTTGGGCGCTGCAACTTAAAGGCGTCCCTTACGAAACAATCTACGAAGATCTTTCGAACAAAAGCCCTTTACTTCTTCAGTCAAACCCTGTTCATAAGAAAGTTCCAGTGCTCCTGCACAATGGAAATGCAATTGTTGAGTCACTCATAATTCTCGAATATGTTGACGAAACATGGAAGGAGAATCCCTTACTGCCGGAAGATCCTCTTGAGCGAGCCACTGCACGCTTTTGGGCCAGATATATGGATGATAAG GTTTTGCCATCTATTTGGGAATCCTTTACCAAGGAAGGGAAAGAGCAAGAGGAAGGTGTTGTAAAAGCCAAGGAGAACTTGAAGTACTTGGAAGAAGAGCTAAAGGGAAAGAAATTCTTTGGCGGAGAGAAAGTTGGATTTGTGGATATTGCACTTGGATGGCTTGCATACAATGAGAGTTTGTTTGAAGACGTAGCGGGAATGAAAGTGGTAACCAAAGAAGAGTTTCCATTGTTATCAGCATGGGCGGCGACTTTTGCAGATGTTCCTATCATCAAAGACAATTGGCCGTCTAGAGACAAACTTATTGCCAAGTATCAGGCTATCCGTGACAGTGTCTTAAAAGAATGA
- the LOC137746442 gene encoding probable glutathione S-transferase, producing the protein MAEVKLLRTWSSPFPLRIVWALQLKGVPYETIYEDLSNKSPLLLQSNPVHKKVPVLLHNGNAVVESLIILEYVDETWKENPLLPEDPLDRATARFWARYIDDKVLPSIWESFTKEGKEQEEGIVKAKENLKYLEEELKGKKFFGGDKVGFVDIALGWLTYYGSLFEDIAGMKVVTKEEFPLLSAWAATFADVPIIKDNWPSRDKLIAKFQAIRDSILKE; encoded by the exons ATGGCAGAAGTTAAACTCCTTAGGACATGGTCAAGCCCTTTTCCTCTGAGAATCGTTTGGGCGCTGCAACTTAAAGGCGTCCCTTACGAAACAATCTACGAAGATCTTTCGAACAAAAGCCCTTTACTTCTTCAGTCTAACCCTGTTCATAAGAAAGTTCCAGTGCTCCTGCACAATGGAAATGCAGTTGTTGAGTCACTCATAATTCTCGAATATGTTGACGAAACATGGAAGGAGAATCCCTTACTGCCGGAAGATCCTCTTGACCGAGCCACTGCACGCTTTTGGGCCAGATATATCGATGATAAG GTTTTGCCATCTATTTGGGAATCCTTTACCAAGGAAGGGAAAGAGCAAGAGGAAGGTATTGTAAAAGCCAAGGAGAACTTGAAGTACTTGGAAGAAGAGCTAAAGGGAAAGAAATTCTTTGGCGGAGACAAAGTTGGATTTGTGGATATTGCACTTGGATGGCTTACATACTATGGGAGTTTGTTTGAAGACATAGCGGGAATGAAAGTGGTAACCAAAGAAGAGTTTCCATTGTTATCAGCATGGGCGGCGACTTTTGCAGATGTTCCTATCATCAAAGACAATTGGCCGTCTAGAGACAAACTTATTGCCAAGTTTCAGGCTATCCGTGACAGTATCTTAAAAGAATGA
- the LOC137746444 gene encoding glutathione transferase GST 23-like — MAEVKLLRTWSSPFGLRIVWALQLKGIPYETIYEDLSNKSPLLLQSNPIHKKIPVLLHNGNAVVESLIILEYVDETWKENPLLPEDPLDRATARFWARYGDEKVFASIWESFTKEGKEQEEGIVKAKENLKYLEEELKGKKFFGGERVGFADIALGWLAYYESLLEDIAGMKVVTKEEFPLLSAWASTFADAPIIKDNWPSKDKLIAKLQAIRDSILKE, encoded by the exons ATGGCAGAAGTGAAACTCCTTAGGACATGGTCAAGCCCTTTTGGCCTGAGAATCGTTTGGGCGCTGCAACTTAAAGGCATCCCTTACGAAACAATCTACGAAGATCTTTCAAACAAAAGCCCTTTACTTCTTCAGTCTAACCCTATTCATAAGAAAATTCCAGTGCTATTGCACAATGGAAATGCAGTTGTTGAGTCACTCATAATTCTTGAATACGTCGACGAAACATGGAAGGAGAATCCCTTACTGCCGGAAGATCCTCTTGACCGAGCCACTGCACGCTTTTGGGCCAGATATGGTGATGAGAAG GTTTTCGCATCTATTTGGGAATCCTTTACCAAGGAAGGGAAAGAGCAAGAGGAAGGTATTGTAAAAGCCAAGGAGAACTTGAAGTACTTGGAAGAAGAGCTAAAGGGAAAGAAATTCTTTGGCGGAGAGAGAGTTGGATTTGCGGATATTGCACTTGGATGGCTTGCATACTATGAGAGTTTGTTGGAAGACATAGCAGGAATGAAAGTGGTAACCAAAGAAGAGTTTCCATTGTTATCAGCATGGGCGTCGACTTTTGCAGATGCTCCTATCATCAAAGATAATTGGCCGTCTAAAGACAAACTTATTGCAAAGCTTCAGGCTATCCGTGACAGTATCTTAAAAGAATGA
- the LOC137746539 gene encoding uncharacterized protein, with protein MVSVSLPHSLPNSPPLLPSNQPRIIATSFNRFPLLRCSANLRNSKNHQNSRANGRFTTTRLPAKLEVECFASISSSSTQETSSIGVNPQISIPPPPSNVGSPLFCIGIGVGLSALFSLVAMRLKVLDRLQGKQWRRKQISRITDKVFDHFKNERGRANLNFEDLYIGVLLVYNDINKHLPGRHFDPPSKDTVRAMMKENDLNLDEEIDSEEFAKFIKQLTAETFVVVSQGLILTLVAAPVFAMVTKRATEGLPGVGKVVQRLPNSVYASLLTLTVLLFQQVRQEFD; from the exons ATGGTGTCTGTGTCTCTTCCTCACTCGCTTCCTAACTCGCCGCCGCTCCTCCCTTCAAACCAACCAAGAATTATCGCTACCTCATTCAATCGATTCCCTCTCCTTCGATGCTCCGCCAATCTCAGAAACtccaaaaatcaccaaaattcCAGAGCCAATGGTCGCTTCACTACCACTCGCCTCCCAG CAAAGTTAGAAGTGGAATGTTTTGCAAGCATTTCTTCTTCAAGTACCCAAGAAACATCTTCAATTGGTGTCAACCCACAAATCTCAATACCTCCCCCACCCTCAAATGT AGGGTCGCCTCTGTTTTGCATTGGCATTGGTGTTGGGCTTTCAGCACTGTTTTCATTG GTGGCTATGAGATTAAAG GTCCTCGATAGGTTACAAG GTAAGCAATGGAGGCGAAAGCAAATAAGCAGGATTACAGATAAGGTGTTTGATCATTTTAAAAATGAGAGAGGAAGGGCTAACTTGAATTTTGAGGATCTGTATATCGGTGTACTACTTGTGTACAA TGATATCAATAAGCATTTACCCGGCCGGCATTTTGATCCACCCTCCAAAGATACTGTCAGAGCTATGATGAAG GAAAATGATCTCAATCTTGATGAAGAGATTGACAGTGAAGAGTTTGCAAAGTTCATCAAGCAGTTGACAGCGGAGACATTCGTTGTTGTCAGTCAAGGACTGATCCTCACGCTGGTTGCAGCACCGGTGTTTGCAATGGTGACAAAGAGGGCTACCGAGGGTTTACCGGGTGTCGGAAAGGTTGTGCAGAGATTACCCAATTCAGTTTATGCATCCCTTCTAACTCTTACTGTTTTGTTGTTTCAACAAGTGCGCCAGGAGTTTGATTAG